The genomic window TCCTGACTCCAGCACCCGTCCGTCCGGAACGCGAGGATTTTCGTTCCTTGCGCGGCCAGACGCAGATAGGCGTCGATAATCGAGAAAGCGCCTGATTCGGCCAGGCCGTTTAAGAGCGCCGGGGAAATAACATGGACGCCGTTAAAGGCCAGGCGCTCCCCTTCTTTTGTTCGCAGCGCGGCCACTTCGCCGCGTCCGTCGTTTTTTTCATGACCGCATAGATTCCCCGTTTGGTTAAAAAGCAAGTAGCGGCCGCTTATTCTTTTTTCCGCGGCCAGCGTAGCCCAGGCGCCCGTCTGCCGGTGTTCGCCGTACATGCGGGTCAGGTCGATGTTATTGATGATATCCACGTTGTGCAGAAAAAAAGGCTGCCCGTCGTCAAAAAACCAGGCGGCTTTTTTAAGACCGCCGCCGGTATCCAGCAGAGTTTCTTCCCGGCTGATTTCAACGCGTAGGCCGAAGTTTTTATTTTTGGCCAGGTAATCCGCGATCAGGCCGGGGAAATGATGAACGTTGACGATGATTTCCGTCACTCCGGCCGCCATCAGCCGCCGGGCGATGATTTCCAGCATGGGCCGCCCGTTGATTTCGATCAAGGCTTTGGGGCGGGCGTCGGTTAAGGGTTTCAGGCGGCTGCCCACTCCGGCCGCCAGAATCATGGCCTTCATGTCGCTGAAGGGACGGGAACGCTTTTTTCCAGTTCCCGGTGGCGCACCCCGACCTCCGCGCCCATTGTTTCCTTTAGGTGCCTAGCCAGCGCTTCGGCGCAATAGACCGAGCGGTGCAGGCCGCCCGTGCATCCGAAACTGACCATCAAGTCCGTGAAGTTGCGGCTGCGGTAATTGGAGACATTCGCGTCCACGAGGCCGGCCACATGCTTCATGAATTCTTTGACCGCCGGCTCCTTGTTAAGAAAAGCCGCGATTTCGGGATCGAGCCCGTTTAGCCGAGCGTAAGCTTCGTGGCGGCCTGGATTCGGCAGAGCCCGGCAATCAAACACATAGCCGCCGCCGTGGCCCACCTCATCCGACGGGATTCCTTGCCGGTATGAAAAACTTTGGATGCGCACGGTAAGGTTCAAGGAGGCTTTGCCGAACTGCCTTAAGTAGGAGGAGCCTACGATGCGGCGCATCACGGTGATTAAGGCGGGGATATGCGTCGGAAAGCGCGCCGTTCTCAGCAGAAATTCGATATTGCGGACGGCATAGGGGATGCTTTGCAGGAAATGGGTTTTTCGTTCATAGAAACCGCGCAAGCCGTAGGCGCCCATGGCTTGCATGATGCGGATCAGAACGAATCCCCAGAAGTATTTCATGAATTCGCCGCGATTGACGGGGGTCAGTTCGCCCGCGGCCTCAAGGTAATCATCGAGCAGCTTCCGGCGCGTATCTTCGGATAAATCGGCTTTGGCGTCGAAAAGGAGAGAGGCGATATCGTATTGCAGCGCGCCTTTTCGCCCGCCCTGGTAGTCGATGAACCAGGGTTTGCCTTCTCTGATCATGATGTTTCTCGATTGAAAATCCCGATAAAGAAAAAAATCCCCCGGCGCGGCCAGGAGAAAATCAGCGAATTCGTTGAAGTCGTTTTCTAGGGCCTGTTCGTCGAAAGGGATGTCGGCTAATTGAAGGAAGTAATACTTGAAGTGGTTTAAATCCCACATCATGGATTGTTTATCGAAGCCGGCGCGCGGGTAGGAATAAGCGTAATCGACGCTTTTGGCAGCGGTGATTTGAAATTGGGGCAGAAGCCGCACGACTTGCTTGTAGACGTCGAGAACTTTCGGAGCCGGGCCTTTGGGGGTCCGGTTTTCCGAAAGAAAGGCGAAGAGCGTGGTGTCGCCCAAATCTTCTTCAAGGTAGACGTCCTGTTTTTCATCGACCGCATAAATTTCGGGAACCGGCAGTTTGGCCCGGCGAAAATGGCGGGAGAAATAGAGGAAAGCCCGGTTTTCTTTTTGGTCCGGGCCGATCACGCCGATGACGCTGCGTCCGGCGCCGTGAAGCCTTAAAAGGCGGCGGTTGGAGCCGTCGCCTTTAAGATTTTCGATTTTTTCCGGCGTTTCGCCGAATTGCTTTTGGAAAATTTCCTTAAGCGCTTCTTCGGGAGTAGGCAAGTTAAAAAGCCGCATTCCCTGGCGTCCGAGGGAAGGGGATCACGTCGCGTATATTGGCCAAACCCGTGGCGTAAAGGATGGTGCGCTCAAAGCCCAGGCCGAAGCCGGAGTGAGGCACGGTGCCGTAGCGGCGCAAATCCCGGTACCACCAATAGGCTTTTGTGTTTAATTTGGATTCTTCCAGGCGCCGGTCCAGAACATCCAGGCGCTCTTCCCGCTGGGAGCCGCCGATGATTTCTCCGATGCCCGGCGCCAGCACGTCCATGGCCGCGACCGTTTTGTCGTCGTCGTTTAAACGCATGTAAAACGCCTTGATTTCCTTGGGGTAATTCATGACCACGGCCGGCCGGCCGATATATTCTTCGGTCAAATAACGTTCATGTTCGGTCTGCAAATCCATGCCCCATTTGACCGGGTACTGAAAATTTTTGCCCGATTTCTGCAGCGCTTCGACGGCCTGAGTGTAGGTGATGCGCTCGAAGCTGGCTGTGATGAATTTTTCCAGGCGATTGACCGCGTCCTTGTCCACGCGCTCGACGAAAAATTTCATGTCCTGGGGGCGTTCTTCGAGCAGGGCTTTAAATATGTATTTCAAGAAATCCTCGGCCAGATTCGCGTCGACGTTCAAATCCGCGAACGCGATTTCCGGCTCGATCATCCAGAATTCGGCCAAATGGCGCGGCGTGGTGGAATATTCCGCGCGAAACGTGGGTCCGAACGTATAGACCTTGGACATGGCCAGGCAATAAGCTTCCACGTTTAATTGCCCGGATACCGTTAAAAACGCGGAGCGTCCGAAGAAGTCCTTGGCCTCATCCACCCGCCCTTCCGGGGTTTTGGGCAAATTCGCCCAATCTAAAGCAGACACCCGGAACATGGCCCCGGCTCCTTCGCAATCCGAGGCCGTGACAATGGGCGTGTGAATCCAATAAAACCCGCGTTCATGAAAGAAGCGGTGAACGGCCATGGCTAATGTATGGCGCACGCGGGTCACGGCCCCAAAGGTATTGGTCCGGGGCCTCAAATGAGCCACGTCGCGCAAATACTCGAAGCTGTGCGCCTTAGGGGAAACGGGGTAAGTGTCCGGATTTTCCACCCAGCCCACAACGTCAATTTTTAAGGCATGAAGCTCGACAGCCTGACCTTTGGCAGGAGAAGCTTTCAATTCACCTGTGGCCAGCACGGCACATCCGGCCGTTAATTTAAGGATTTCGTTTTGATAATTGGGCAGGCTGTTCGCGGCGACGATTTGAATCGAGTCAAAACAGGAGCCGTCGTTGAGGTGGATAAAGGAAAAACCGGCCTTGGAATCCCGTCGTGAGCGCACCCAACCTTTAACCGTGACCGCGCCGCCGGCCGGACGCGCGCCGGCTAAGGCCTCGGCTACGGAAACGCCGGACGATATTTTGAGCGTCTGAGTCGATTCGGTCATCATGAACCCGCCCAGCGGGGGCGGACATGAAAATCATAGCGCAAAGGAATCATTCTGTGGGAAGGTTTACGGCCGGTCGTAGATGGGAACGAAAAAGCAGGTTTCCAGGTCGACGCCCGGGGCTTTGCCTTCGACCATCAGCTCCCAGTGAACGGGATTCGGCGTTTCCCGGCGCGTGCCCACGGCATCGCGGGGGATATTAAAAGTTGCCGGAATACCGATATGCTGGGCGATGGCGTTTTTGTCCAGGACAATCTGATCGGCGTGACGTTCGAAGAAAGCCGTTTGGCGTTCATTGTCCGGGGTCTTAATCCGGCCCACCTCGATTTGGCGTAAGGTTAAAGTAAGATGTTCAAGGTCCCGTGCGTTGGACCCCAAAACAAGCTCAAAGGCCGCCTGTTCACCCGGATGATAGGGAAATTTTTTGAAACGCAGATACGCCGAGCCGAAGCGGCGTCGACCCAGCGTGGCCTTGACCGTCCGGTACAATCCGAACAGCCAAAAACAGTCGAAAATTAGGGCCACGATCAGTAGGCCGAACAGCCGTTCGAAATCCAAAAACGTGACCCAGTGGACCAGGGCCAGGAAAACGCCCATAGCCCATGTTTCAATCCAGTAGCGCGCCAGGCGCCTGCCGGAACCGTCGGCAATGCCTTGGAAATCCCAATCATAATCCCAGAGCCAGGGCTCCTGAGGATGAAGCTCCCGATTGCATTCCAACGCGTTCTCCCGGGATTTTTTCTTGACGGAAAAATGAAGAAGCCCCAGGCTTAGACTGAGCATGGTGGCCCCGAATGTCAGAAGCAGCAAAACCGGGGTATGCCGCCAAACTTCAGGGAACGGTCCCAGGCCGAGAACCAGGCATAAAACGCCCAAGCCGAAAAAAACCAAGCCGAACGCCAGCGCCGTTGAGGCTGATGTTTCGGTGCTCAGCGGTCCGGTGTAATAAAGGAGCAGTTTTCCAGGGTTATCGGCTTGTTCCGCCATACGGCAAGTGTAAGGCGGGCCGGACGTTTCAGCCAGCGTCAATCAGACTAATGAGCCTGAGTTTTTTTCTTGGCTTTTTTGGGCGGCGGTGGGAGGTGGCAGCCCACGCCGTTTTTTTCGTTATATTTTTGATGATAATCCTCGGCCGGGTAAAACTCGGCTGCGGCCGCTATTTGCGTGACAATGGGATTTTTAAACCGTCCGGATTGATCGAGTTTGGCTTTCAAAGCCAAGGCCGATCTTTTTTGTTCTTCGTTGTAATAAAAAATAGCGGAGCGGTATTGGCTGCCCGTATCCGGCCCCTGGCGATTGAGCGTGGTCGGATTATGCATGATCCAAAAATAATCCAGCAGTTCTTCATAAGAAACCCGGGAGGGATCGTATTCCACCAAGACGGCTTCGGCGTGCCCGGTTTGATCCGAGCAAACCTGTTTGTACGTGGGATTTTTGACATGCCCGCCTGTGTACCCGACGCTGGTGCGGATGACACCCTCCATTTGATCGAACGCCGCTTGAACGCCCCAAAAACACCCGGCCGCAAACGAGGCTTTTTGGGTTGTGGAAGGAGCCGCCGCTTGAGCGGCTGCGGTGGTTCCGAAGAGCGAGGCATATTGCCCGTATCCTTCTTTATTGAGTTGTGACGCTGGAATAAAGCGCAAGGATGCGGAGTTGATGCAATAGCGTTTGCCCGTGGGCTTGGGACCGTCGTCAAAAACATGGCCCAGATGGGAATCCGCGTTTTTGGAGCGCACTTCGGTGCGGGTCATCCAGAGTTTTTTATCCGTATGCTCGGTAACATTAGCGGGTGACAGCGTCCGGGTGAAACTAGGCCAGCCCGTGCCTGAATCGAATTTATCGGTTGAGGCAAACAGCGGTTCCCCGGAGACAATATCCACGTAAATGCCCGGCTCATGATTGTTCCAATAAGCATTCTCAAAAGGCGGCTCCGTGCCTTCTTCCTGGGTGACCCGGTATTGAAGAGAGTTCAGCTTTTGCTTTAACTCTTCTTTACTCGGGCGCTTCCAATTCGATTCCATAAAACCCTCCTTGGTTTTAGCCGGCTTGGCGCCGGCCGCAAAGCCGGTCGCCGTGAAAACCGTCAGAATCATTATAAGGTTCGATAGTGTTTTGGTTATTTTCATTGTTTTACTCCCAATCATAAGTGCAACTGAAAGGGAGAATATTACAAGTCAAATAGAGTGGGTTGAGGCCGCGGTTTAGGTTTGTATTGGGAGCGGTCCTCCCGCATCAGGCGCAGGCGTTCTTCGATATCGTGAATGAACGGGGAACACGGGCTTATCCGGGTTTTGCCGAACAAGAATCGTTTCTTGGCCGAGGAAAGAAAAAGACGCTTCCCGGCGCGGGTTATGCCCACATAAAAAAGCCGGCGCTCTTCCTCGATGCGTTCCCCGGAACGATCATTGTCCTTTTGATAAGGCACAACGCCGTCCTCGCAGCCGGCGATAAAAATAACCGGAAACTCAAGCCCCTTGGCCCGGTGAAGGGTCATCAAACTGATCATTTCAGCCCGTTGAGCGTTCCCCGGGACCGCCGATTCCTCGGCGGCAATATCCGTCAAATCAACGGTTTTCGAAGTTTCGCCGTCGCCGCTGTTTTTCGGCCCATAGACGCGCAGAGGAAGCCCGGCGCTCTCCAGCGCTTCTTTGATCAAGCGGGCCTGGGCATGAAGGCGGTATAAAATAGCGATGTCATTGAGGGAATAAACGGCGCTTTCTTGTTCTTTGACCGCCCATTCGCTGTCGATGGTGAAAAAACTGCCGCCGCCTAAAAGGCCTTCGATGCGGCGCGCGATCATTTGAGCTTCCTGGCGGTCGCTTTGATAAACATTGATTTCAATAGGCAATCCGGTTTCGAGTTTGGCCTCGAGCCGGCGCCCCGGAGGGCTTGGGTTTTTGGCGATCACTTGCTTGGCGGCGTCGATAATCATCGCCTGTGAACGGTAATTTTGAGTGATCGAAAATTCACGGCAGCCGGGAAAATCCCGGCGGAACGTTTCTAGAGGATTGAAGGCGTCGCCCGCGAACGAATAAATGGCTTGGTCGGGATCGCCGATCACGCAGATATTTTTTTGGGCCAACAAGCGCAGAAGCCGGTATTGAGCCGGGCTTGTATCTTGGAATTCATCAACCAGGATATAACGAAAACGCTTTGTCCAGCCTCGTCCTTCTTGATTTTCAAGAAATTCAGCGCCATGGAGCAGGAGATCGTCGAAGTCCAGCAGCCCGGCTTGGCTCAGGCGTTCTTGGTACATTCGGCCGGCCGGGTCGCCGGGATTGAAGCCGTTTCGTTTGAGCCGGCTTAATTCTTCCAAAAAACGCTTGATGTTTTTGGCTGGGACTAAATTTTTAAGGCAGCCGCTTTTTTCCTCGTCGCCGATTATGGAGAACGGCCGCCCGGGCCCAAAGGGGCGGCCCTCGGTTCTAAGAATTTTAAACGCAGCGGAATGGAAAGTTTCAACCCAAAGCCCTTCGCCTAATTGTTGACCAAGCATCTGATTTAAACGTTCCTTGATTTCAAGGGCCGCGCTTCTTGTGAAGGTGACGGCCATGATGGCCTGGGGCGGAATTTGCTGCGCGCTGATGAGGTGGGCGATTCGATGGACCAAGGTCCGGGTTTTTCCTGTTCCCGGCCCCGCTGCGATCAACACAGGCCCCTCGGCCTCCATGACGGCGCGGCGTTGTTGATCGTTTAATCCGTCAAAATTATTCATAAAGAAAGGGGAGTTGACGTTTAGAAAAGAGACGGCTCTTCGGTTTTTACGAAATCCGATTCTTTAAGCGCGCGGATCACGCCGTACTCGCCGTCATAGCCGGCTTGAACGCTGACTTTTCCCTGGCGCATCCGGGAAATGGCCAAGGCCAGAAGGGGAAATTCGGTTTCGAGCCGTTCCATGGGGAGCTCTCTTAGAATGTTCAATTCCGGCCCGAAATTATTCAACAGCCGGTGGTATTGACGATCCACCTTCACGCTGCCGGGCTTGACCCTGAAGGTTTCGGCGATTAGTTCTTTCAGAGGCACGATATGTTCAAATCCGGCGGCCTGCCGAGGGGTTGTTCCTTCCGGACGATCCGCCAATTTTTCGACGCGGTGAAGAACGCCGACCGTGACCGGGGTTTGGCAGACCGGGCAAAGGTTGCGCCGTTTAATTGTTTCAGAGGGCGTCAGGCGCGTTTGACATTTGCGGTGCCCGTCCACGTGGTATTTGCCTTCTTCCGGGAAGAATTCCAGCGTTTTAAGCAGCCGTCCAGGGCCTTTTTGTTTCATGGCGTCGAAGAGCCCGCGATAGGAAAGCTCGGTATCGAAAAGATTGGTTTCGCGCGCTAATTTTTCCGGGGAGTGGGCGTCCGAATTGGAAATCAAGGTGATCCGGTCCAGGCCTGAGATGCGCCGGTTCATGGACGGGTCCGAGGACAATCCCGTTTCAATGGCGAAAATTTGAGGCGTCAAATCCTCGAAGCATTCCTCGAGGGAATCAAAGCCGGATTCCGAGCCGAAAATGGCGAAATGAGGCGTCCAGGCATGGGCCGGAATCAAGCAGGCTTCGGGGGAAGCGTTGAGTACGATGTCGAGCAAATTTTTCGAATCCAGGCCCAAAATCGGCCGCCCGTCGGAGCGGATATTACCGATTTTTTCCAAGGCTTTGTTGATTTTTTCCGCGACTTCAAAAGAGGGCGCAAACACCAGGTGATGAACTTTACGCACCCGTGCTCCCTTTTTATAAATGCAGCTGATTTCAACGCCCAAAACGAAGCGGACTTGGGACCGGCAGGAAGCCGGGATGTTGTCGTCAACGCGCCGGGCCGGTTCTTTTTTTAAGGCGAACAGTCCGTCCTCAGCCGACTCCAGATGTTCTTTGAGTTCGGCGATCCATTTGGGATGAGTGAAATCACCGGTGGTGAGCACGGTGATGCCTTTGAGCTGGCACCAGCGGTACAGGGATTGAGGCGTCAACTCCCGGCTGCAGGCCCGCGATAAATGGGAATGAATGTGGAGATCAGCGACGATGCGCATGAAAATTGCCTTGCCCGTTTATCCTATCATAATCACCGGTTAACGATTGCGAAGGGGACTGCTGGGGTCCCGCCTGAGGCGGGCCAGCGTCCTCGTAGCTCTGCGAATGAGGAGGTTGTTGATATGAAAAAGCGCTATTTACCGTTTGTTTTAGTCGCGGCCGCCGCGATTTATCCGGTTTCAGCCGAAGAAGGGGCGGAAGAATTTCAGGAACCCAAGCAGGAGCTCACGAACGAAGCGATCGAAGGTCAGAAAGCTTATTTAGACGAACTTTTGCAAAAACGGATTGAAGCGATTGAGCGCGAATTTTCCGAAGAGCAGACCTTCCGCGTGATGATGAAGGGCGAGCGGATCGCTTTTGAGCGGAGCATGCTCGGCGAACGCAAGTCTTTTTTGGATACCTTAAAAAACATGCCGCCCGACGCGCGGCGCGCGTCCATCCTGCAGTTCAATCAGAGGCAGCGGGAGAGCCGCCGGAAATTTCATGAATCTCAGAAGAAAAGGCGCGAGGATTTTCAAAGCGCCCGCCAAGGCCGCAGAGAGGAGCACCGTCAGGAACATAAGACCGATCGTGAAAAAATGAAGGAAGATCGGCGTCAAAAAAGAGAAGCGTTGAAGGAGAAGCGGCGGGAAAGCAGGAAATCGGATCAGGGCGCCAAGCCTTAGCGTTAGGGAGTTGCCGGTTCGGCGCGCGTATAAATCGTGCAACCGGTCCTGCGTCGCGTAAGGCGACAAACGGCGTCGGCGACGTTTTGTTGATTGACGGTTTCAGGGGTTTCAGGATCAAATTCGATTTGAACGGCCCCTTTTTTATTGGCCCTGGCCCAGAATTCTCCTTCCCGCCATCGGGTCACAGGGCTGTTGATCGCTGCGGGTACGCCATTGGCGCCGATTCGGTAGTATTGATAATTGGTTCTAACGGCGCTGAAATACCCGGAAAAAAGCAATAAGTAACGGGCAAGCCTATCAGGTTTATCATCACCGCAATCAGGGTTATCCCAAGTGCCGCCGATTCGTTCTATGGCCGCCGGGTCGAAGCCCTGCTCCGTCTGCGGAAATCCTGCCGTCCACCCTTCTTCCGCCGCTCTCGCTTGAATTTGGTCGGGGCATGTATTCAAGAGAATGTCTCCATACCAATCCCTCAGTTTTTCGGGCGGAGAAGCTTCCGCTTGATCAGGGGGAGGCGTGCAAACGCCCAGGTCGCCGCCGTCGCATGTGTAGTCATCGGCCAGCGCCGGAATATTTAAGGCTGAAATAAGCATCGATAGGACGATTAGGTATCGGTAAACCATCTCTATCTATTTAACAGACTCGTAGATTTTTTGCCAGGCAGCCAATGCGCGCCCTTGGGGGAGCCGGTTGGATCAGCGCGACCCCTTGACGATGGGGCGCCATGCGGGATATAACGCCCTTGATGAAAATGTCTTTTTTACAACCTTGGATCGCGCCCTTGATTTTGGCCGGCCTTGGCATTTTAGCCGGGTATCTTTTTGATCGCGTTGTTTTGGGCCGCTTGGGCCGATTGTTTCAAACCACGAAATCCGTCATCGACGACGTTCTGTTGGAGACATTCGGCGGCCATATCGGCTTGTGGCTGGTTTTAGCCGGTTTGGCGGCTGCGGCCCAGACCGCGCCTATCGCAGGCGCTCATCGAGCCCTGGCGGCGAAGATTTTGGTTTCAGCTTTCTTTTTCTCCGTCACTTGGGCTTCAGCCCGCCTGGCCGGGGATTTGATGCGCCGTTTCAGCGCGCAGCGCGCTATTTCCCAGGCTATGGCCGGACTCATGAACAACTTAGTCAAAATCGCGGTGATTGCCCTGGGTGTGCTGCTGATTCTTTCCAACCTGGGCATTTCCATCACCCCGTTGTTGACGGCCTTGGGCGTCGGGTCGTTGGCCGTGGCTTTAGCTCTTCAAGACACATTGACCAATTTATTTTCCGGCATTCATATCGTCGCGAGCAATTTGGTGGAAGTGGGCGATTATGTGAAGCTTGATTCCGGCCAGGAGGGCGTTGTCATGGATATTAATTGGCGCACCACGCGCATTAAAGAATTGCCTAATAACGTCATCCTCGTCCCCAACGCCAAGCTGGCCCAGGCCATCATCATTAATTACGCCCGACCGGAGCCTGAAACCGCGGTTTTGGTTCAGATGGGCGTTTCTTATGATGCCGATCTGCAAAAAGTGGAGCGTGTGACTATTGAAGCGGCCAAAGATGTGCAACAAACCGTTGACGGCGCGGTCAAAAACTTCGATCCCTTCATCCGCTACCATACCTTCGGCGATTCTTCGATCAATTTCACCGTGATCCTGCGCGCCCGGCAATTCACCGACCGGTTTTTAATTACGCATGAATTCATCAAACGTATCCACGAACGCTATCGAAAAGAAGGCATCGAGATTCCGTTTCCGCAGCGCGTGGTTCATCTTTATGATGCGCACGCCGTTTAAGAAACTCATTCCCGGTTTGTTCGCGTTGGCTTTGGCCGGCTGCAAGGGCGAATCTTCCGGGAAAATTTTGGTGCGGTTCTTGGAGGCCCCTGATGTCGGCGGCGCGTGGGCTCAAATCATTGAAAGTTTTGAGAGGGCCAATCCTTCCATTGACGTCGTGATGGTTGAAGGGCCGGCCGCCACCAACGCCCGTGAGGACATGTATGCCACGGCTTTTTTGACGGGCGCGGACGCTTATGATGTGGTTTACATGGACGTGGTTTGGGTGGCCAAATTCGCGGCGCAGGATTGGCTGCTCCCTTTGGATTCATTCATCAACGCGGAGGAGCTCGACAATTTTTTGCCCGGGGACATGGCCGGTTCCTATTATCAGGGGCGTCTTTATCGCGTCCCGGCTCAGGCCGACGCCGGCGTCCTTTATTATCGAAAGGATTTGCTCGAGCAGCATGGAATCCGCCCGCCGGAAACCTTCGACGAATTATTGGCTTTAGCCCGACGCTTCCACCATCCACCGGAGTTTTACGGTTTGGTTTTTCAAGGTAAACAATACGAGGGATTGACCTGCAATTTTCTCGAGTATCTTTGGGGCA from Elusimicrobiota bacterium includes these protein-coding regions:
- a CDS encoding NTP transferase domain-containing protein, whose amino-acid sequence is MILAAGVGSRLKPLTDARPKALIEINGRPMLEIIARRLMAAGVTEIIVNVHHFPGLIADYLAKNKNFGLRVEISREETLLDTGGGLKKAAWFFDDGQPFFLHNVDIINNIDLTRMYGEHRQTGAWATLAAEKRISGRYLLFNQTGNLCGHEKNDGRGEVAALRTKEGERLAFNGVHVISPALLNGLAESGAFSIIDAYLRLAAQGTKILAFRTDGCWSQDIGTLEKLDAAERYIGKKGFPG
- a CDS encoding phosphotransferase, translated to MRLFNLPTPEEALKEIFQKQFGETPEKIENLKGDGSNRRLLRLHGAGRSVIGVIGPDQKENRAFLYFSRHFRRAKLPVPEIYAVDEKQDVYLEEDLGDTTLFAFLSENRTPKGPAPKVLDVYKQVVRLLPQFQITAAKSVDYAYSYPRAGFDKQSMMWDLNHFKYYFLQLADIPFDEQALENDFNEFADFLLAAPGDFFLYRDFQSRNIMIREGKPWFIDYQGGRKGALQYDIASLLFDAKADLSEDTRRKLLDDYLEAAGELTPVNRGEFMKYFWGFVLIRIMQAMGAYGLRGFYERKTHFLQSIPYAVRNIEFLLRTARFPTHIPALITVMRRIVGSSYLRQFGKASLNLTVRIQSFSYRQGIPSDEVGHGGGYVFDCRALPNPGRHEAYARLNGLDPEIAAFLNKEPAVKEFMKHVAGLVDANVSNYRSRNFTDLMVSFGCTGGLHRSVYCAEALARHLKETMGAEVGVRHRELEKSVPVPSAT
- the asnS gene encoding asparagine--tRNA ligase codes for the protein MTESTQTLKISSGVSVAEALAGARPAGGAVTVKGWVRSRRDSKAGFSFIHLNDGSCFDSIQIVAANSLPNYQNEILKLTAGCAVLATGELKASPAKGQAVELHALKIDVVGWVENPDTYPVSPKAHSFEYLRDVAHLRPRTNTFGAVTRVRHTLAMAVHRFFHERGFYWIHTPIVTASDCEGAGAMFRVSALDWANLPKTPEGRVDEAKDFFGRSAFLTVSGQLNVEAYCLAMSKVYTFGPTFRAEYSTTPRHLAEFWMIEPEIAFADLNVDANLAEDFLKYIFKALLEERPQDMKFFVERVDKDAVNRLEKFITASFERITYTQAVEALQKSGKNFQYPVKWGMDLQTEHERYLTEEYIGRPAVVMNYPKEIKAFYMRLNDDDKTVAAMDVLAPGIGEIIGGSQREERLDVLDRRLEESKLNTKAYWWYRDLRRYGTVPHSGFGLGFERTILYATGLANIRDVIPFPRTPGNAAF
- a CDS encoding bifunctional methionine sulfoxide reductase B/A protein; this encodes MESNWKRPSKEELKQKLNSLQYRVTQEEGTEPPFENAYWNNHEPGIYVDIVSGEPLFASTDKFDSGTGWPSFTRTLSPANVTEHTDKKLWMTRTEVRSKNADSHLGHVFDDGPKPTGKRYCINSASLRFIPASQLNKEGYGQYASLFGTTAAAQAAAPSTTQKASFAAGCFWGVQAAFDQMEGVIRTSVGYTGGHVKNPTYKQVCSDQTGHAEAVLVEYDPSRVSYEELLDYFWIMHNPTTLNRQGPDTGSQYRSAIFYYNEEQKRSALALKAKLDQSGRFKNPIVTQIAAAAEFYPAEDYHQKYNEKNGVGCHLPPPPKKAKKKTQAH
- a CDS encoding UvrD-helicase domain-containing protein, which translates into the protein MNNFDGLNDQQRRAVMEAEGPVLIAAGPGTGKTRTLVHRIAHLISAQQIPPQAIMAVTFTRSAALEIKERLNQMLGQQLGEGLWVETFHSAAFKILRTEGRPFGPGRPFSIIGDEEKSGCLKNLVPAKNIKRFLEELSRLKRNGFNPGDPAGRMYQERLSQAGLLDFDDLLLHGAEFLENQEGRGWTKRFRYILVDEFQDTSPAQYRLLRLLAQKNICVIGDPDQAIYSFAGDAFNPLETFRRDFPGCREFSITQNYRSQAMIIDAAKQVIAKNPSPPGRRLEAKLETGLPIEINVYQSDRQEAQMIARRIEGLLGGGSFFTIDSEWAVKEQESAVYSLNDIAILYRLHAQARLIKEALESAGLPLRVYGPKNSGDGETSKTVDLTDIAAEESAVPGNAQRAEMISLMTLHRAKGLEFPVIFIAGCEDGVVPYQKDNDRSGERIEEERRLFYVGITRAGKRLFLSSAKKRFLFGKTRISPCSPFIHDIEERLRLMREDRSQYKPKPRPQPTLFDL
- a CDS encoding DNA helicase UvrD encodes the protein MRIVADLHIHSHLSRACSRELTPQSLYRWCQLKGITVLTTGDFTHPKWIAELKEHLESAEDGLFALKKEPARRVDDNIPASCRSQVRFVLGVEISCIYKKGARVRKVHHLVFAPSFEVAEKINKALEKIGNIRSDGRPILGLDSKNLLDIVLNASPEACLIPAHAWTPHFAIFGSESGFDSLEECFEDLTPQIFAIETGLSSDPSMNRRISGLDRITLISNSDAHSPEKLARETNLFDTELSYRGLFDAMKQKGPGRLLKTLEFFPEEGKYHVDGHRKCQTRLTPSETIKRRNLCPVCQTPVTVGVLHRVEKLADRPEGTTPRQAAGFEHIVPLKELIAETFRVKPGSVKVDRQYHRLLNNFGPELNILRELPMERLETEFPLLALAISRMRQGKVSVQAGYDGEYGVIRALKESDFVKTEEPSLF
- a CDS encoding mechanosensitive ion channel family protein → MKMSFLQPWIAPLILAGLGILAGYLFDRVVLGRLGRLFQTTKSVIDDVLLETFGGHIGLWLVLAGLAAAAQTAPIAGAHRALAAKILVSAFFFSVTWASARLAGDLMRRFSAQRAISQAMAGLMNNLVKIAVIALGVLLILSNLGISITPLLTALGVGSLAVALALQDTLTNLFSGIHIVASNLVEVGDYVKLDSGQEGVVMDINWRTTRIKELPNNVILVPNAKLAQAIIINYARPEPETAVLVQMGVSYDADLQKVERVTIEAAKDVQQTVDGAVKNFDPFIRYHTFGDSSINFTVILRARQFTDRFLITHEFIKRIHERYRKEGIEIPFPQRVVHLYDAHAV
- a CDS encoding ABC transporter substrate-binding protein, which encodes MNSSNVSTNAIEKKASRFRFRSAWFIFMMRTPFKKLIPGLFALALAGCKGESSGKILVRFLEAPDVGGAWAQIIESFERANPSIDVVMVEGPAATNAREDMYATAFLTGADAYDVVYMDVVWVAKFAAQDWLLPLDSFINAEELDNFLPGDMAGSYYQGRLYRVPAQADAGVLYYRKDLLEQHGIRPPETFDELLALARRFHHPPEFYGLVFQGKQYEGLTCNFLEYLWGMGGELFNEDGTVAVGAPARQALGFMTDLIRKHELVPKGILTYQEEESRHLFQEGKALFMRNWPYAYTLMQQEGSPVRGKVGLMPMVKKKGASPAATLGGWGLGVARFSKNPAAALAFIRYATSPEAQKLRYLKSGLLPTQESLYRDSELLKSSPHLKDIHAILIKARPRPVHPQYARISDAVQKEVSAALAGKIGPDNAVANMERRLKEIVR